Below is a window of Xiphophorus couchianus chromosome 1, X_couchianus-1.0, whole genome shotgun sequence DNA.
CTTGAAAAGTAAGGAGAAATTATTAGAATAACAAAATCACTTACGTATATCTTAAAATACCCTCCAGTTTAGAAGTCCAAATGATAATGCTTTTGTCTGCAGACCCCGAGGCAAACCTCTTACCTGCGGAAAAACATGGCTCCTAATGAGATGAAGGTGAATAAGATACAGAAAGTCCTAAGcattcaaacagaaaaccagCTCAGTACCATCCCTGGCATAGGCCACACAGTACACTGTATCACTGTGTCCTTTTAAAGGCTGAATAATTGTCCCATCTTTGGCATCGCAGACCTGGAAACAGAAACCATAATTTGTTACAGCAATGCATTCTGCAGAGATGTCCCTCgcaaggaaaaaataaaaggtgagCCTTACCAGCACACGTTGCCCTGCAGCCATTATAATTTGGCTGCCATCTGGCTTGAAGGCGAGGTCATAAACACTGCAGTAGAGaaaattgtttgaaatgtttgttttcacaagaTTGATTGGTCGATTAGCAACAATGCGCAGAGTCATTTATCAGTAAAAATCACATATTGCAGTTTTAATGTTGAGAGTGACCCCTAAAAGCTCTTGAGAATGTTGTTTTATAagtgtatttttcttatttttatcttgtgcATACAAAGAAGCAACATCAATGTAAACAAAGCTGATAACACACAGCCCTGCAGAGAGATTAAAGCTGTTATACATTCAGAGAAAAAGCAGGATGTATAACAATCATAGGGGAGGGGAGTAAACTATTTGTTACTCCCATCCCATGAGCATTTTTTCTAATGATTGGTTGATTAGTAAAAATGCTCatgggaacattttttttaaaatgctcccatgatttaaaaaaaatccaacaaaaataaaaaacgagTCTGTAATAATAACTTAAAACTCTAACTGAGCATGTTTGCATACCTAAATACCTGACAGTATTATAGTTATTTTAGTTGTGTGACATATTTTTCAACTTCCAGTTTAAGaacatgtaatgttttatttctaaatattgtaGACCATATGGAATGACATGCAACACTGTACAGCTATATTTATAAAACGACAGAAAATGTGGTAACATTTAAAGTCTGTATTGTATAAAGTCCCTAAGCAAACTGTATGCAAAAACATGTAGGtaaaagatagatagataaagcAGGGTTTCCTAAGTctaaataaattgttaaaacgTGGACTgtattaaattttacaaatcAGGACATCAACAATCTGAAAAGGATTGTGAGTTTTAAAgctagaaatttaaaaaaaaaacggaaagaAAGGACATACGCTTTTTAAGGTCAGAGAATGAGAACGTTCTCTGATGTAGCTGCAGAGGTAATTACCAATGACAACATTTTTTGGGAAAACATTAAATGCAAAGAAAAGGCTTTGacaaaggaaacatttcagtgagATAATTGCGAAGAAACAAGACTATAGAATCTAGCTAGATCTGTGGCAATAAATAGAGACTTCTAGTATATAAGGTGTCCATCATTTGCCTTCGATAAATAGCTAGATGCTAAAGTATGTTAGCTGGCTTCTACTAGTTTACATAGCAACCACCGTTGCTATCCGGCTAGCGTTACATCCTAGTTTCAGAccagggtaaaaaaaataaacacaagctTAGACTCTCTTACCGATCACGAACCGtctctttccatttttcaaTTGGCCTCATTTTCAGCTATTAACCATAAAAAAGACgacctaattttattttaaatcaacaagTTATTGCAGTTCGGGTTTTCCGTTGTCAAGCTCTGCTCGGACTGCGCACGCTCAGAACTGCTTCCGAGTTTCTGCACATGCTCAGTTCCGCTCCACTGTTAACAACAAAACTTGGTTTGGACCGCTCTGCTCcacagcaaaataaattagatgAATTCGGTAGGTGCAATTCTACTTTGATTGTGATTTACTCTCTTCGTTTGCTGTCGCATAAAAATAATGGAGCAAAATGACGCTTCTTCTGTGTTgcacagtgaaacattttttacagcaaAGTTTGTCTGCTGTCATTTTACTGTAGACATTTGAGAGGACAGGGTGAAAACTGGTCTAAGCTGCGTCCCTGATTCTGAGATTCCTCTCACCAGCGGTGAAAATGAGCTGGAAATCAGCCTAGACATGGATGTTCAGAGTAACAAGGAAGCACTGCCACATGGATGGATTAGAGAAGTGAGGCAGAGAAAAGCTGGCAAGACTGCAGGAAAACTGGACGTGTACATAATAAGGTGATtcgattgttgttttttttcccgcAAGTCACTTTACATatcaaaaagttaattaaaaagaaattgacaaGAAAATGGATAGACCTGGTGGACGACGTACTTTGTAGCATGGTGTAGAAAcgctttgaatgtaaacaaagcaaatgagATGATTGTGGATTTAGCAGAAACAGTTTTAGGTCAAAGTGGTGAATGAGTATAAATATGTGTTCACCTGGACAACAGACTGCACTGGAGACTTAACAGTTAAGTCGTCTACAAGAAGGGACAGTAGAGTAGACTTTACATCTCGAAGAAGTTTAGGTCCTTCTATGTGTACTGCCAGATGCTACATATCTTCTATAAGTTTGTTGTTGAGTGTGTCTCTTCTGTCatcatctgttggggcagcagaACCAGGGACctaaaaaagttaaagaagaTGGTTAATGAGGGCTGGTCCTGGGATCTGCTGTGGAATCTCTGGAGATTATTATAGAaagattcttcataaaatgaacattaagGACAACCCTGAGTATTCTCTTCATCAGACTGACATACAACATTGTCAGTCAGAGACGTCCTCAGATCCACTGTAATACAGAACACTACAAATGATTATTTCTTCCGACAGCtagttacaaaaacatttcattttcttttggagTAATAATAAAGAACTTTTGTAGTGAAATAATTAAACGCTGTCCAGCAGACAGTTACTGAAGGAGgctaaacttaatttatttacatgcaCATGACTTAAATCAATgactaatatatattttttttgtttcagtccCAGTGGGCAGAGGTTCCGGTCTAAGTCGTCCTTGCATGATTACCTGTTGAAAAATGGAGGAGAGAACCTGGACATAAACCTGTTTGATTTCACCTCATCCAAAACTAAATTCACCAGCTCTGAAACAGATCATTCCAAAGAAACACAAGAGAAATGGACGAAAAAGCAAGCAAATGGACAGCAGGAACAAATAGGTGGAAAAGTGAAGTCTGTCAGACATAAATCTAAAAACAGCTCTTCCTCTACCAGATGTAAAGTCAGCAAGAGCAAGGTAAAGCCTGCTGTTGAGGATATTAGAAGTAATATTTTGCAAGAGGACATAGCTGAGGAGGCTGAGCAGATTAGCTCACAAGCTACATCTTCATCAGACTTGGCGGATGATGATGATACACACAAGAGCCCCCGGAGGGTGGGTCTGCTGAGGGAGAAAATTCTGAGACTGGCTCCTTCCAGTGATCAACGAAACACCTTCCTTCCAGCTCACAGGAATCAACTGGCAAACACGCCGCCTTTGGTCCCGACTCTGAGTGTTGAAGCTGCCACTGAGAGCGAGGATGAAAGTGAGAATGTGGCAAACACAGATGTTGCACAGGCTCACAGCAAAGGTGACAAGTCTAATTCAGAGGTAGTGGATAATGCTGACAgtcacagagaggaggaggtgtTACCTGACAACAGTGGTGGAAGCTGTACACCAGTTAGAGATTCCCATAATAGTAAGTAGGAGCTACATGGTCTGACAGTGAAGAAAAGTTTGTAATtaagacttttatttaatttagttttaagcTAAGTTCATGTGCTACAACCATAAACTTTTTTCAATCATATTTTCTAAGTATATCCAGCTTGTGCATTCTCCAGCTACAATTGCATGTTAGAGAGGTataagaaaataactgaaatgttAGTAATTTGATGGAACTTCATGaagaaaatcatttcatttatttacatgacTTATTTTGATACATGACTTCCTTTTCTGATTTCATACAGTGCAGCAAAAACAAGAGCTCTGTCAGGTTAAAATATGAGTTGAAGGAGTAAAGTCAATCATTTAAAGCGcattacaaaagtattcatattttgaactgcagtgcattttattgggattttgtgtgatagacAAAATCCCAGTATAATGGGATTTACACGTTACACAAAGTA
It encodes the following:
- the mbd4 gene encoding methyl-CpG-binding domain protein 4 isoform X1 is translated as MDVQSNKEALPHGWIREVRQRKAGKTAGKLDVYIISPSGQRFRSKSSLHDYLLKNGGENLDINLFDFTSSKTKFTSSETDHSKETQEKWTKKQANGQQEQIGGKVKSVRHKSKNSSSSTRCKVSKSKVKPAVEDIRSNILQEDIAEEAEQISSQATSSSDLADDDDTHKSPRRVGLLREKILRLAPSSDQRNTFLPAHRNQLANTPPLVPTLSVEAATESEDESENVANTDVAQAHSKGDKSNSEVVDNADSHREEEVLPDNSGGSCTPVRDSHNRSRNLESRRKTSPYFSGKHLKDGLSPPRRKSLRKWTPPRSPFNLIQETLFHDPWKLLVATIFLNKTSGKMAIPVLWVFFERYPSAEVTREADWKPMSELMKPLGLYELRAKTIIRFSDEFLNKQWRYPIELHGIGKYGNDSYRIFCVDEWRQVTPKDHKLNKYHAWLWENHKTLGI
- the mbd4 gene encoding methyl-CpG-binding domain protein 4 isoform X2, which codes for MDVQSNKEALPHGWIREVRQRKAGKTAGKLDVYIISPSGQRFRSKSSLHDYLLKNGGENLDINLFDFTSSKTKFTSSETDHSKETQEKWTKKQANGQQEQIGGKVKSVRHKSKNSSSSTRCKVSKSKVKPAVEDIRSNILQEDIAEEAEQISSQATSSSDLADDDDTHKSPRRVGLLREKILRLAPSSDQRNTFLPAHRNQLANTPPLVPTLSVEAATESEDERSRNLESRRKTSPYFSGKHLKDGLSPPRRKSLRKWTPPRSPFNLIQETLFHDPWKLLVATIFLNKTSGKMAIPVLWVFFERYPSAEVTREADWKPMSELMKPLGLYELRAKTIIRFSDEFLNKQWRYPIELHGIGKYGNDSYRIFCVDEWRQVTPKDHKLNKYHAWLWENHKTLGI